One genomic segment of bacterium includes these proteins:
- a CDS encoding dihydroorotase has protein sequence MGGILLTGGGVLTPTGEVRTDVLIEGGRVTAVGPHPEMTERTRADRTVIDVSGLVVGPGFVDLHAHLREPGQEWKEDIGSGSRAAAAGGFTAVVAMPNTDPPTDAGHLARYVRDRGRQVGLVDVIPAGCITMGMEGLRLSHLDDLFAAGVRLFTDDGVTVADSGLLRRAMEYLQSRGGVIAQHAEDPGLGRGGHMHEGRVSSLLGMGGIPTQAETVIVARDLAVAKLTGAAYHVQHVSCAGTLDLIESARHRGVNVTAEVSPHHLWFSDHQVLSMDPVAKMYPPLRTPADIEALRDGLRDGVIDAVATDHAPHAAHEKDVPFEEAPKGVTGLETAFSAVRAVLDPDPRLLFERMSVTPATIASLEDHGNWIEPGIPANLVVVDWHEQWTPELFLSKSANSLFTGVPLAGRVRFTFREGLLTHDSARLDVPAPSPGAGALR, from the coding sequence ATGGGCGGGATCCTCCTGACCGGCGGTGGCGTTCTCACACCGACCGGCGAGGTCCGGACGGACGTCCTCATCGAAGGCGGTCGGGTGACCGCCGTGGGACCTCACCCGGAGATGACGGAGCGCACCCGGGCGGACCGGACGGTCATCGATGTCTCGGGCCTGGTGGTGGGACCCGGTTTCGTGGACCTCCATGCCCACCTCCGGGAGCCGGGACAGGAGTGGAAGGAGGACATCGGCTCCGGATCCCGGGCGGCCGCAGCCGGCGGTTTCACCGCGGTGGTCGCCATGCCCAACACCGATCCGCCCACCGACGCAGGCCACCTGGCCCGCTACGTCCGCGACCGGGGCCGGCAGGTGGGGCTGGTCGACGTGATCCCGGCCGGATGCATCACGATGGGAATGGAAGGCCTCCGGCTATCCCATCTGGACGATCTGTTCGCCGCCGGCGTGCGGCTCTTCACCGACGACGGTGTCACGGTGGCCGACTCGGGCCTGCTCCGGCGGGCCATGGAGTACCTGCAGTCGAGGGGTGGCGTGATCGCCCAGCACGCCGAGGACCCCGGACTGGGACGGGGCGGGCATATGCATGAGGGCCGGGTGTCGTCGTTGCTCGGCATGGGAGGGATCCCGACCCAGGCCGAGACGGTGATCGTGGCCCGTGATCTGGCCGTAGCCAAGTTGACCGGCGCCGCTTATCACGTCCAGCACGTCAGCTGTGCCGGGACCCTGGACCTGATCGAGTCCGCCCGCCACCGGGGGGTGAACGTGACCGCCGAGGTGAGCCCGCATCACCTCTGGTTCTCCGACCACCAGGTGTTGTCGATGGATCCGGTGGCCAAGATGTATCCGCCGCTCCGCACGCCTGCCGACATCGAGGCACTCCGTGACGGGCTCCGCGACGGCGTGATCGATGCGGTCGCCACCGACCATGCGCCCCACGCCGCCCACGAGAAGGACGTTCCGTTCGAGGAGGCGCCCAAGGGCGTGACCGGACTGGAGACGGCCTTCTCCGCCGTCCGCGCCGTCCTTGATCCGGACCCTCGGCTGCTTTTCGAGCGGATGTCGGTCACCCCGGCGACGATTGCCTCGCTCGAGGACCACGGCAACTGGATCGAACCCGGCATACCGGCCAACCTGGTGGTGGTGGACTGGCACGAGCAGTGGACTCCCGAGCTGTTCCTGTCCAAGTCGGCCAACTCCCTGTTCACAGGAGTGCCGCTGGCCGGTCGGGTCCGCTTCACGTTCCGCGAGGGACTCCTCACGCATGACTCAGCGCGGCTCGACGTGCCCGCTCCGTCTCCCGGGGCCGGAGCGCTCCGATGA
- a CDS encoding aspartate carbamoyltransferase catalytic subunit, with product MGAGGTELNFLTTEDLTRNDLEDILDLADEFTRVLSRPIPRVPALQGKLVANLFFESSTRTRLSFERAARALSADVMSFSASGSSLSKGESLKDTALTIEAMGADLMVVRHRATGAPWRIAGWTGCQVINAGDGAHQHPTQAMLDALTLRRRFGDLDGLRVAIVGDIRHSRVARSNVFALTTLGARVILVAPRTLQPVNCEGWPVEMTDDFDAVVGSVDAAYLLRIQTERGGASVFPSLPEYVSRYGMTRDRFARLPDDAVVLHPGPMNRGVEIDDLVAGHPRALILDQVTNGVAVRMAILFRLLGGK from the coding sequence GTGGGTGCAGGGGGCACGGAGTTGAACTTCCTCACCACCGAAGACCTGACCCGGAACGACCTCGAAGACATACTCGACCTGGCCGACGAGTTCACCCGGGTACTGTCCCGCCCCATTCCCAGGGTTCCCGCTCTCCAGGGCAAGCTGGTGGCGAACCTGTTCTTCGAGAGCTCCACCCGCACCCGGCTGTCGTTCGAGCGGGCCGCCCGGGCACTCTCGGCCGACGTGATGAGCTTCTCCGCGTCCGGTTCGTCCCTGTCCAAGGGGGAGAGCCTCAAGGACACGGCACTGACCATCGAAGCGATGGGCGCGGACCTGATGGTGGTGCGCCACCGGGCCACCGGCGCCCCGTGGCGGATTGCCGGATGGACCGGGTGCCAGGTGATCAACGCCGGCGACGGCGCCCATCAGCATCCCACCCAGGCCATGCTTGACGCCCTTACCCTGCGCCGCCGATTCGGCGACCTGGACGGCCTGCGGGTGGCGATCGTGGGCGACATCCGCCACTCCCGGGTGGCCCGATCCAACGTGTTCGCCCTCACCACCCTGGGCGCCAGGGTGATTCTCGTGGCGCCCCGGACCCTCCAACCGGTGAATTGCGAGGGTTGGCCGGTCGAGATGACCGATGACTTCGACGCGGTAGTCGGGTCGGTCGACGCCGCCTACCTGCTTCGGATCCAGACCGAGCGGGGAGGGGCCTCGGTGTTTCCCTCGCTGCCGGAGTACGTATCCCGTTACGGCATGACCCGCGACCGCTTCGCCCGCCTTCCCGACGATGCGGTGGTGCTTCACCCGGGTCCGATGAACCGGGGTGTGGAGATAGACGACCTGGTGGCCGGTCATCCCCGGGCGCTGATCCTGGACCAGGTGACCAACGGCGTGGCGGTGCGGATGGCGATCCTGTTCCGCCTCTTGGGAGGTAAGTGA
- the pyrR gene encoding bifunctional pyr operon transcriptional regulator/uracil phosphoribosyltransferase PyrR → MPMVMADADVRRSLTRISHEIIEKSRDVLPVLVGIHTRGVPLAHRIAAVIEEVGGARVPVGALDIGLHRDDLSTRPTTPLSGTQLPVDITARTVVLVDDVLYTGRTVRAALDALNDFGRPEAVRLAVLVDRGHRQLPIRPDHVGRNLPTSVAERVSVRLGEIDGGEDGVWVQGARS, encoded by the coding sequence ATGCCCATGGTGATGGCCGACGCCGACGTCAGGCGGTCGTTGACCCGTATCTCGCACGAGATCATCGAGAAGTCGAGGGACGTCCTTCCGGTGCTGGTGGGGATTCACACCCGAGGAGTACCCCTGGCCCACCGCATCGCCGCGGTCATCGAGGAGGTCGGGGGTGCCCGGGTGCCGGTGGGCGCCCTGGACATCGGCCTGCACCGCGACGACCTGTCGACCAGGCCCACCACCCCGCTGTCGGGGACCCAGCTTCCTGTCGACATCACGGCCCGGACCGTGGTGCTGGTGGACGATGTCCTCTACACAGGCCGCACCGTGCGGGCTGCGCTGGACGCACTGAACGACTTCGGGCGGCCGGAGGCGGTGCGGCTGGCGGTACTCGTGGACCGGGGACACCGCCAGCTTCCGATACGTCCCGACCACGTTGGACGCAACCTTCCCACCTCTGTCGCCGAACGGGTCTCGGTGAGGCTGGGCGAGATCGATGGGGGCGAGGACGGGGTGTGGGTGCAGGGGGCACGGAGTTGA
- the nusB gene encoding transcription antitermination factor NusB, translating to MVEHASKAARDPRATALAALYQADLRSDVDPTAGLAGKAKRYAAGVRTHQRDLDQRIEAASERWPLHRMPVVDRTILRLALYELLHESTPTAVVLNEAVELAKRYSTKKSGAFVNGVLSALAGQIRTED from the coding sequence ATGGTCGAGCACGCTTCCAAGGCCGCCCGCGACCCGCGGGCCACGGCGCTGGCCGCCCTCTACCAGGCCGACCTACGGAGTGACGTAGACCCGACCGCCGGACTCGCCGGCAAGGCGAAGCGCTACGCAGCGGGCGTCAGGACCCATCAACGTGATCTCGATCAGCGGATCGAGGCGGCCTCGGAGCGCTGGCCCCTGCACCGGATGCCGGTGGTGGACCGGACCATCCTGCGCCTCGCTCTGTACGAACTCCTTCACGAGTCGACTCCGACGGCGGTGGTGCTGAACGAAGCGGTGGAGTTGGCCAAGAGATACTCGACGAAGAAGAGCGGCGCCTTCGTCAACGGCGTGCTCTCGGCCCTAGCCGGGCAGATCCGCACCGAGGACTGA
- the efp gene encoding elongation factor P, protein MVSTNDVKSGMALDLPDGLFLIVEQQHVKPGKGRAFVRMKLKNLVTGAVVDRTFRADENVPQAIIDRRDHQFLYRDDMGYHFMNLETYAQFAIAEEDVGEAANYITDGATVMLPLYEGNPIGVELPASVALEVAMAEPAVRGDRVSGATKPVTLETGLVVQAPLFIEAGDTIKVDTRSGTYISRA, encoded by the coding sequence ATGGTCTCCACCAACGATGTGAAGTCGGGCATGGCGCTCGACCTGCCGGACGGGTTGTTCCTGATAGTCGAGCAGCAGCACGTCAAGCCCGGTAAGGGGCGGGCATTCGTCCGCATGAAGCTGAAGAACCTGGTCACCGGCGCCGTGGTCGATCGCACCTTCCGTGCCGATGAGAACGTGCCGCAGGCGATCATCGACCGGCGGGACCATCAGTTCCTCTACCGCGACGACATGGGCTACCACTTCATGAACCTCGAGACCTACGCCCAGTTCGCGATTGCTGAAGAGGACGTGGGCGAGGCCGCCAACTACATAACCGACGGCGCGACCGTGATGCTTCCACTGTACGAAGGCAACCCGATCGGCGTAGAGTTGCCCGCCTCGGTCGCGTTGGAGGTCGCCATGGCTGAACCCGCGGTCCGGGGTGACCGGGTGTCGGGCGCCACCAAGCCGGTCACGCTCGAAACCGGCCTGGTGGTCCAGGCGCCGCTGTTCATCGAAGCCGGTGACACCATCAAGGTGGATACCCGCTCCGGCACCTACATCTCCCGGGCTTGA
- a CDS encoding ATP-binding protein, whose amino-acid sequence MTDAILRISEDLELDTVLQEVADGARLLTGARYTALTTHDESGKPQDVLISGLTDEETERILSYGSGTAIFGYLSLLRESLRTRDFIAHVEAAGFTDFPVKIGTFLSTQIRVRDRHVGNIYIGEKESGGEFTLEDEETLKMFAAQAAMAITNARRYGDEQRAKADLEALLNTSPVGVLVFDALTRGVVRINREACRVIGHQSGEEKDSARTLGKVEFRRMDGTVMAPDEVPFQRALRTGETVRAEESVIVPPSGDQVTTLINATPIHSEDGQLVAVVATIQDITPLEELERLRTDFLGMVSHELRTPLTSIKGSAATVLGASSPFDPAEIRQFFRIIEEQADNMRDLINNLLDLSRIEAGTLSVVAEPTDVSAVIDQARNAFLSSGYRNSIEINVTPNLPRVAADGKRIVQVLHNLFSNASKYSGDWSPIRVTAWLHEAHVVISVTDEGTGVASENLPRLFTKFSRIDVGADHRVSGNGLGLAICRGIVETHGGRIWAESDGEGHGTQFIFTLPAVDETTGDRLPDHAGSTYAGDMPRASDRVLVVDDDPQILRYVRNTLTAAGYTPVLTGDANEVGSLLESESPRLVLVNLVLPGIDGFELLRRIRSDFHTPVIILSGLGQGQEIAKAFELGAADYVVKPFSPAELVARIGAALRQAAAFPHAGIEPYRCSDLAINYLERSVTVADKPVRLTPTEYKLLFELSRYPGRVLTHEQLLKSVWSQDRPADQRLLRSFIKNLRRKIGDDAKNPSYIFTQSGVGYRLAKP is encoded by the coding sequence CTGACCGGCGCCCGCTACACCGCTCTCACCACTCACGACGAATCCGGCAAGCCTCAGGACGTGCTGATCTCCGGTCTGACCGACGAGGAGACCGAGCGGATATTGAGCTATGGGTCGGGGACAGCCATTTTCGGGTACCTCAGCCTGCTACGCGAGTCGCTGAGAACACGGGACTTCATAGCCCACGTCGAAGCGGCCGGATTTACCGACTTTCCGGTGAAGATCGGGACATTCCTGAGTACCCAGATCCGCGTGCGGGACAGGCACGTGGGAAACATCTACATCGGTGAGAAAGAGTCCGGCGGGGAGTTCACCCTCGAGGACGAGGAGACCCTGAAGATGTTCGCCGCGCAGGCGGCGATGGCTATCACCAACGCACGCCGTTACGGTGACGAGCAGCGGGCCAAAGCCGACCTCGAAGCCCTACTCAACACCTCTCCGGTGGGCGTGCTGGTCTTCGATGCGCTCACCCGTGGAGTGGTCAGGATCAACCGGGAAGCGTGCCGCGTCATCGGTCACCAATCCGGGGAGGAGAAGGACTCCGCTCGTACCCTCGGCAAGGTCGAGTTCCGGCGCATGGACGGAACGGTCATGGCGCCCGACGAGGTCCCGTTCCAGCGGGCACTTCGTACCGGCGAGACCGTGCGCGCCGAGGAGTCTGTAATCGTCCCTCCATCCGGTGACCAGGTAACCACCCTCATCAACGCCACTCCCATCCACTCTGAAGACGGCCAACTCGTCGCCGTCGTGGCAACCATCCAGGACATCACTCCGCTGGAGGAACTGGAGCGGCTCCGTACCGACTTCTTGGGGATGGTCAGCCACGAGTTGAGAACCCCGCTGACTTCGATCAAGGGTTCCGCCGCCACCGTGCTGGGTGCCTCATCGCCGTTTGATCCGGCCGAGATCCGGCAGTTCTTCCGCATCATCGAAGAACAGGCCGACAACATGCGGGACCTCATCAATAACCTGTTGGACCTGAGCCGGATAGAGGCGGGAACCCTTTCGGTCGTTGCCGAACCGACCGATGTGTCGGCCGTGATCGACCAGGCAAGGAATGCCTTCCTCAGCAGCGGATACCGCAACAGCATCGAGATCAACGTGACACCGAACTTGCCGCGGGTCGCAGCGGACGGCAAGCGGATCGTCCAGGTGCTGCACAACCTCTTCTCCAACGCGTCGAAATACTCCGGGGACTGGTCTCCCATCCGGGTGACGGCCTGGCTGCATGAAGCCCACGTCGTCATATCGGTCACCGACGAGGGCACAGGTGTAGCCAGCGAGAATCTGCCTCGCCTGTTCACGAAGTTCTCCCGGATCGATGTCGGCGCAGACCACCGGGTCAGCGGCAACGGCCTCGGCCTCGCGATCTGCCGAGGCATCGTGGAGACCCACGGCGGCCGTATCTGGGCTGAGAGCGATGGGGAAGGGCACGGAACGCAGTTCATCTTCACGCTCCCGGCTGTCGACGAGACCACCGGCGATCGTCTACCCGACCACGCCGGGTCCACGTATGCCGGTGACATGCCTAGAGCGAGCGACCGGGTCCTGGTAGTGGACGACGACCCTCAGATACTGCGCTACGTTCGCAATACCCTGACCGCGGCGGGATACACACCGGTGCTAACCGGCGACGCGAACGAGGTGGGCAGCTTGCTCGAATCGGAGAGCCCGCGACTCGTGCTGGTGAACCTGGTCCTACCCGGTATCGACGGGTTCGAGTTACTGAGGCGCATCCGCTCCGATTTCCACACCCCGGTCATCATCCTGTCCGGCCTTGGGCAAGGCCAGGAAATCGCCAAGGCGTTCGAGCTAGGAGCCGCCGACTACGTTGTGAAGCCGTTCTCCCCGGCCGAACTCGTGGCCAGGATAGGAGCGGCGCTACGCCAGGCGGCCGCCTTTCCGCACGCCGGGATCGAACCGTACAGGTGCAGCGACCTAGCCATCAACTATCTGGAACGTTCAGTGACCGTGGCGGACAAACCCGTTCGCCTCACTCCGACCGAGTACAAGCTTCTGTTCGAACTCTCCCGTTACCCCGGACGGGTACTGACGCACGAGCAGTTGCTCAAGAGCGTATGGAGCCAGGATCGCCCGGCCGATCAGCGTCTCCTGCGCTCGTTCATCAAGAACTTGCGCCGGAAGATCGGGGACGATGCCAAGAACCCCTCCTACATCTTCACGCAGTCCGGCGTCGGCTACCGCCTCGCTAAGCCGTAA